GCAGTGAAATGCTCCAGCCCTGTTGTTCTGAAAAGTCTATTCAGTTTATTTATTCCGTCTATGTGGCGGCTTTGCAGAGAAGATGCAGACTTCTGAAATGCCTCCACAACTTCCAATTCAATCTCCACATCGGTTTCATATAGAATCTTTATTTCGAGGTGAGTAAGACAATTTGTGGGGAGTGATTTGAGATAACCCAGATTGTCTATTTTCACCTTCCGTAATTTTACATTGTCATCATCTTGTGAATTTCCAGCACCAGCAttgtcttcttcttctttacctcttattatttttactGCTATTTGTAAAGCTTCATTGTTTCCTTTCAATTTCAACTCTTCAAGGCTTGGACAGGGAGGATATGACATTAGGTTTGGGCAATTCTGGATTGTCAATTTTGAGATGCTTGGACAAGGAGGAAATAACGTTAGGTTTGGGCAATTATCGATTGTTAATTCTGAGAGGTTTGGACAAGGAGGAAATGACGTTAGATTTGGGCATCCCCTGATTTCCAATTCAGAGAGGCGAGGAAAACTACTCGATCTTATGTTCCCAAAACCCTTCAACTTTTCCATATGGTATAATTCAAGCGTTTCAAGGGAAGGGAAGAATGTTGGTAATTCTGGTGTTGTTGCTTCTGTGTCACTGCTACTGTTGCTGCTTGTACTCTCCATGTACTCCAATTTATATATGGATTCAAGATTTAATGATTTCAGATGAGGCAGTTTACTCACCACTGGCAGCTTCTGTAAATTTACACAATTCCAAAGCATGATGTCGACAAGATTTGAGGGAAAAATTGTCCAATTGATTGTTGTACCATCGTAATCTCGTATATATAACCTCTTGATATTTGGAGGTGGCTCCAGGGTTTCCAACACAGCTTCATGGTTAACACATCTATCAACATCAAATCTATTACCATCTGCAGCTTCAAGGTTATCATCGTCATCGTCATCGTCATCGCCATCGCTGTCACTGTCGCTATCAAATCCAATACCAACTCCCCTGAGATGTTTCATACCCTTCAAATACCCACCACCTCCTGTGGCATTCATGCCTTCAACTAATCTATTATTTTTACCGATTCCGATATCAAAGAAGCCTTTTATCTTGGTGAGACCTTTTAGGGCTTTCAGCTCATCATCACTTGGTTCCTTCCTACCCACCACAAAGTATGTTAATACTCTAAGACTAGTTAGCTTATCCATTCCCAATGGCATACCAATCAAATCATTACAATACTCTAAATCCAAGTGCCTCAGTTtgaccaatttgcaaaaatcttTTGGCAACACCTTTAAACTTCTGCAACAGTTTAAAAGTAATGTCTGCAAATTATGCAGTCTTGTAATTTCATCAGGAAGTATCTCCATATCATGATTACCAGATAGGTTAAGATACCTTAAGTGCAACAACTTACCTATTGAATCAGGTAAATTTCTAACATACGAATATGACAAGTCCAACACCCTAAGGCACATCATGTAGTCTATTCGTATATCCACCCGAGGTTCTTTGCAAAGACCTCTAATATACGACCGAATCTTATTGCTATACAAAGAGATTATTTGAGGACATTTATCAACAAAACAACCCACATGACGAATTTTATCACCCAAGTTCTTTGTATTTGAAGTCACTACACAGATTTCCTTCCTCCCCACTTCTTGAGCGACGTCGTGCATCAAGTCGTGGATTTTAACAGAATATACATCACCCGATTGATCATTCTCTACCTCTTGAAAGAAACATCTCCGTAACAAAATTACAAAATGTTCCTCGGCAGCATCTTCTATACTTTGACCCCCATCCAACGGCACAACATATCCTTGTGCCATCCAAAGGTCAATCAACTTCTCCTTCTGTATTCTATAATCTTTGGGAAACACTGCACAATAACTAAAGCAACTCTTCAATGAAGGTACAAGATTGTGGTAACTGAGCTTTAATATTGACATAATTTGATTCTCACCATTGCCAATTTGAGCTAATCCACTCGCTTCAAATGACCGCCACTTAACTATATTCTGGCCAAATAGAAGACTTCCTACCACCTTTATAGCGAGAGGAATGTTATAACATTTTGCAACAATCTTCCTCCCAATCTCAACGAACTCATTATGGTTATCCTGTTTACATTTTTTGTGAAATGCAGACATCTCAAACAAATGCCACGAGTCCTCCTGGGCTAAACCTTGTAATTCATAGGCATGTGTATCCCCTATGATAGTTGATGTCGTCTCGGAACGAGTGGTTACCACAATCTTGCTTTCCCGTTGACCCAACATTAAgagcttttccaaagaaagCCACGTCTCACGGTTCTCATTCCATACATCATCAAGAACAAGGAAGTACTTCTTTCCTCCTAATCTCTCTTGAAATTGGTTTTGCACCATTTGAAGTGAGGAACTATCATTAGGTTTCAACTCAAGAATCTTACAAAGGATTGTTTTCACATCAAATTGTTCTCCGTCTTGATCTGAAACACAAACCCATAACCTCAAATCTGGAAATTCGCTTTTGATTTTTTCATCATTATACACAAGTTGAGCAAGAGCAGTTTTGCCCAACCCTCCTACTCCCACTATTGTCAGGAAACAACAATCTTCATTACCATTACGATCTAGCAACATATCTATAATGGCCTTCTTATCATCATCCCTCCCAATAATATCTTTGGCATCTACATAAGAACATGTTTCCTCCCTTCTCCTAATAATAGGTTTATAATCAACAATAAACCCAAATTTGGTATGCCTTTCGACTATTTCATTCAACTCCTTCTTAATGTCCTTAACCTTACGAGACACTCTATATGCTTCACTTATTTTGTCTTTGCTAGAAGAAAAGAAACTCCGTACCTTTTCAGAGAGTTTAGCACCCTTGTTGTTGCGATGAATCTGGTTCATCTCAGCAAGAGTGAGGAActcatcaaacaaatcatcagcaTCATAAACAACCTCCTTGAGATCCGCAATGTAACCTTGCTGTCTAGGGGAAAGCTCTCGCTGCGCCTCGGCATCACGGAGCAGGTCCTTGATGGTGGACACAGTAGTGTTGAGGTCTTTAAGATGAGTTTTGTAGCCCCAAGCGTCGCAAATCTCTTCAATGATCTCACTGCCCATCACTTCAATGAGTTTTGCAGCAATGGAGATTCCGATTTCGGCCATTGGATTGTGTTTTCAGAAAAATGAATAAGGGTAGAGGAAGAAGTCAATGTGTTTTCAGAAAGAATTGAACAGGGGAAGATGAAGAAGTCAATGGGTTTTCAGAAAGAATTGATCAAGAACAGGGGATGATGAGGAAGTCAATGAGCTTTCAGAAAGAATTGAACAGGAACAGGGGATGATGAGGAAGTCAATGAGTTTAAGAAAGATCGAGATCCCGATTTCATGGATGAATAATGTTGCAATAATAATGTGCTTATACATTGAATAATGTACTCCTTAGATGATGCTTTGCCAAATAAATTAGCAGCTGAGCTGCGGATAATTTTTTATTAGAAGAACTTGAGGTACTCCATTATGTTACTGGAAATTGAAAATCTACATTCCATTCGTATTTTAACATGAGTTACAATTCCATTTACAGTATGGAGTATGCTTTGTGAACTATGCTTTAACTATGTATGACCGTATTTTAATGAGAGTtacatttccatttttagtacgGAGTATGATATCTGAAGAAATTGCTCTAGTTAATACTTCAGTATCCCTAAATGGTGTGCATCAGTTATATTTGACACACCTTTGTTGAAAGTTTATGTACAACATGAATGGAAGACTTGGTTCCTAGTAGTACAAAATTGGTTTCAAGTTAAAATGGAGTCCATCTACAACATTGACTGATTGACAAAATTGATTGCTATTTTGAGAAGTTGTCAAGCTTTGCCATGTTTCCAGCTAGTTGATGGTTTAGATAATTAGCTTAAAGACTTATTGTTGCTTCAATTTCTCCTCTTTGATTAATTAAAGTATGTTTTAATTCGATTTAATTACACACAAACACAACTAGCATTCAAGTAAAAATAATGTATACGGAAGTAGCACTATTTGTTGTACCTTAGCTTGGCTCTGGACGTTGACCAAAAATTTCCGGCGTTGACTTATTGCCCATGTGTTGATCACATGTGATGAGACCTTAAAGGGAGTCTTCTCCCTCCTCTGCTTCGTCTGCTTCCTTCTTTATCAATCATGGAAGGCTATTCAACCATTTGAGTTCCACATACTCGCATTCATATCATGGTATTCCAAGAAACCTGATTTCTCTTCTGCATTGCATCAAACTCCCACCATGCACTAATCAAATCCCCACAAATTAACATACCCAACAAGCATACATGTCCAAGAAACAACATTTCTCATAGACATTTCATCAAACACCTTATGCGCATCCCCAATTAACTTACATTCAACGGTATAATTCATCCGAGCTCAAACCCATAAACTCCAATTTTATATTTGATCAGCAACAACTACATGAAATCCAACCCCAACAAAAAGAAAACCCCAGAAATCTCAATTCGTTGTCTTCTCCAAACCCAGAATACTCCATCCTTTTTATAATGAAATCAATAAATTATTTTCTGCAATTCAGTTCACTAACATTGACTGTTTCGCATGGTtgttaatttgtttttgttgttgtaatcAATTACAGTAGAGAACAGAAGGATCGGACATAAGCACTTGATTTTGTATTAAGGGAGAGAAAAAGAAGGAATGTAAAGAAGAAAGGAAGAAGGGGGAATAAAAAGGTTTATTAAGAGCAAAAGTTTTGCGCGCAccaggtgcacaataaatttattgtacaccaaaataacttttacccttttttttttgtaactttaacatagtttggattaacttttatattcataaaaaaacacgttgatagataaacattttaaatagttaaatgattaattttatacattattaatgattttgaagaaataagttttattaaaatgaaaaaatttatcactaaaaaatggataacttttacatatataagcttaacttttaaacattttgagttaacttttatcctggtgtacaatatttattgtacaactctTGTAAACAAGAATTTGTGTATTAAGAGTCACTTGACCGGCACGTGGAGGGtcaatgtaatcccccgtaaatttataaattttattaatatattttaacgtatattatttatatttaaatagaatttatgaattttaagtaataaatatataattaacgtatatttattttattttaagtacgttctaaatatttaacgatttttgaactttattatatttatatatcaaatgtatatttaattttatttaaatatattctaaatattttaacggtttgtgcaatcaaaaataatgtttgaattttaagttgaaaagaattcgaattacgaaaatcgattgaatttagaaaacgatcatatttcggttttggattcgaatcct
This genomic stretch from Spinacia oleracea cultivar Varoflay chromosome 3, BTI_SOV_V1, whole genome shotgun sequence harbors:
- the LOC130469232 gene encoding putative disease resistance protein RGA3, translated to MAEIGISIAAKLIEVMGSEIIEEICDAWGYKTHLKDLNTTVSTIKDLLRDAEAQRELSPRQQGYIADLKEVVYDADDLFDEFLTLAEMNQIHRNNKGAKLSEKVRSFFSSSKDKISEAYRVSRKVKDIKKELNEIVERHTKFGFIVDYKPIIRRREETCSYVDAKDIIGRDDDKKAIIDMLLDRNGNEDCCFLTIVGVGGLGKTALAQLVYNDEKIKSEFPDLRLWVCVSDQDGEQFDVKTILCKILELKPNDSSSLQMVQNQFQERLGGKKYFLVLDDVWNENRETWLSLEKLLMLGQRESKIVVTTRSETTSTIIGDTHAYELQGLAQEDSWHLFEMSAFHKKCKQDNHNEFVEIGRKIVAKCYNIPLAIKVVGSLLFGQNIVKWRSFEASGLAQIGNGENQIMSILKLSYHNLVPSLKSCFSYCAVFPKDYRIQKEKLIDLWMAQGYVVPLDGGQSIEDAAEEHFVILLRRCFFQEVENDQSGDVYSVKIHDLMHDVAQEVGRKEICVVTSNTKNLGDKIRHVGCFVDKCPQIISLYSNKIRSYIRGLCKEPRVDIRIDYMMCLRVLDLSYSYVRNLPDSIGKLLHLRYLNLSGNHDMEILPDEITRLHNLQTLLLNCCRSLKVLPKDFCKLVKLRHLDLEYCNDLIGMPLGMDKLTSLRVLTYFVVGRKEPSDDELKALKGLTKIKGFFDIGIGKNNRLVEGMNATGGGGYLKGMKHLRGVGIGFDSDSDSDGDDDDDDDDNLEAADGNRFDVDRCVNHEAVLETLEPPPNIKRLYIRDYDGTTINWTIFPSNLVDIMLWNCVNLQKLPVVSKLPHLKSLNLESIYKLEYMESTSSNSSSDTEATTPELPTFFPSLETLELYHMEKLKGFGNIRSSSFPRLSELEIRGCPNLTSFPPCPNLSELTIDNCPNLTLFPPCPSISKLTIQNCPNLMSYPPCPSLEELKLKGNNEALQIAVKIIRGKEEEDNAGAGNSQDDDNVKLRKVKIDNLGYLKSLPTNCLTHLEIKILYETDVEIELEVVEAFQKSASSLQSRHIDGINKLNRLFRTTGLEHFTALDELKFVNINDHQTRKTLHLHYCPKLNSLPEWIRSLSSLQSMTICLYPASFLQRLTIWIDYPKIQHIPKIILKDD